Proteins from a genomic interval of Pseudomonadota bacterium:
- a CDS encoding FkbM family methyltransferase gives MKIAWSIPNVGPYHHARYSKLAAAEDIDLDVIEVASKMGRYPWNRTDDTNYKRITLFENAVMEDLPGSLVTLRMMRQLAKIRPDVVVVTGYSNQWDRVSAAWARVTRKTSLTTFVTTELDHPRKRSVETAKSFLLRSLFDGVACTGQRSKEYLLKLGVKEERIQVCGNVVDNDHFAAPRELSNPALPQGPYFLSVTRFSPEKNLPAMLDAYEDYCRNSNPAPWPLVMCGSGPQDAEVRARAARLNAGKVIFPGFLGYDALPEVYQRAGCMLLPSLSEPWGLVVNEAMAAGTPVIVSNRCGCVPDLVEHGENGFVFDPNDTSELTMLMKKVASLSDDERLEMGRKGQNLIVGYTPDTWANSLLELVGGITVLRKRNMRTLIENLKSSGMTGMKKIKRRHVARLKRYLEIAQGNSIFIQPEIWCEKKRFGSQEYGGWDVAANGIDADSVVYSFGVGEDASFDIELIERYGITIHAFDPTPRSIEWVDKQRFPSKFIMHEFGIAAFDGLASFHPPENPEHVSHTMLDRPSTMGKVITVPVKRLVTIMNELGHNNVDILKMDIEGAEYNVIGDLENSNIRPKQILVEFHHRFPGIGMRKTKEAIKKLRLMGYLLFSVSNEEEYCFLRRDIYEGMAIRY, from the coding sequence ATGAAGATCGCATGGTCAATACCTAACGTTGGTCCATATCATCATGCTAGGTACAGCAAGCTTGCGGCTGCGGAAGATATTGATCTCGATGTCATCGAAGTCGCCTCGAAGATGGGGAGGTATCCGTGGAATAGGACGGATGACACCAACTATAAGCGCATAACCCTCTTTGAAAATGCGGTGATGGAAGATTTGCCCGGGTCGCTGGTGACGTTGCGCATGATGCGGCAACTCGCTAAAATCCGGCCCGATGTCGTGGTGGTAACAGGCTACTCCAATCAATGGGACAGGGTTTCCGCGGCGTGGGCGCGGGTCACACGAAAAACGTCCCTGACCACGTTTGTTACGACAGAACTGGATCACCCCAGGAAGCGGTCGGTAGAAACAGCAAAGAGCTTCTTGCTTCGCAGCCTGTTCGATGGTGTTGCTTGCACCGGGCAGCGAAGCAAGGAGTACTTATTGAAATTAGGTGTCAAGGAAGAGCGAATACAGGTCTGCGGCAACGTGGTGGACAACGATCACTTCGCCGCTCCGCGCGAACTCTCGAACCCGGCTTTGCCCCAGGGTCCGTACTTTCTGTCGGTCACCCGATTCTCGCCCGAGAAAAACTTGCCGGCGATGCTGGACGCGTACGAGGATTACTGCCGAAACTCAAACCCCGCCCCCTGGCCCCTGGTGATGTGCGGGTCAGGGCCGCAGGACGCCGAGGTTCGCGCCAGGGCGGCGCGACTCAACGCGGGAAAGGTGATCTTCCCCGGCTTTCTGGGCTACGACGCCCTTCCCGAGGTCTATCAGCGCGCCGGGTGCATGCTGCTGCCGAGTCTGTCCGAGCCGTGGGGCTTGGTCGTCAACGAGGCGATGGCCGCGGGAACGCCGGTGATCGTCTCGAATCGCTGCGGCTGTGTGCCGGACCTGGTCGAGCACGGCGAGAACGGGTTCGTGTTCGATCCCAACGACACCAGCGAACTTACAATGCTGATGAAAAAGGTGGCTTCGCTGTCTGACGACGAACGCCTTGAGATGGGCCGCAAGGGTCAAAATCTAATAGTAGGATACACGCCCGACACCTGGGCGAATAGCCTGCTGGAGTTGGTTGGTGGTATTACCGTATTGAGAAAAAGGAACATGAGAACACTGATAGAGAATTTGAAGAGTAGTGGCATGACAGGCATGAAGAAAATCAAAAGAAGACACGTGGCAAGACTGAAAAGATACCTTGAAATTGCCCAAGGTAACAGTATATTCATACAGCCTGAAATATGGTGTGAAAAAAAGAGGTTTGGATCGCAGGAGTACGGCGGTTGGGACGTTGCTGCGAACGGTATCGATGCTGATTCGGTCGTTTATTCGTTCGGTGTGGGAGAGGATGCATCATTCGATATTGAATTGATAGAGAGATATGGTATTACCATTCATGCGTTCGACCCGACACCAAGGTCAATTGAGTGGGTAGATAAGCAAAGGTTTCCAAGCAAGTTCATCATGCATGAGTTCGGAATTGCCGCATTTGACGGTTTGGCTTCTTTTCATCCACCCGAAAATCCTGAACATGTATCTCATACTATGCTTGACAGACCCTCAACTATGGGCAAAGTCATAACTGTGCCGGTGAAGAGGCTTGTCACCATAATGAATGAACTGGGGCACAACAATGTTGATATTCTGAAAATGGACATTGAAGGTGCCGAATATAATGTAATAGGAGACTTAGAGAATTCCAACATCAGACCCAAGCAGATTCTCGTCGAGTTTCACCATCGATTTCCAGGTATTGGGATGAGAAAAACGAAAGAAGCTATTAAGAAACTCAGATTGATGGGATATTTACT